In the genome of Drosophila pseudoobscura strain MV-25-SWS-2005 chromosome 3, UCI_Dpse_MV25, whole genome shotgun sequence, one region contains:
- the Cyp9c1 gene encoding cytochrome P450 9c1 produces the protein MAFEVLLALGALIGFLLYKWAEPPVRFFLKRGVVHEAPVPLLGNIPLAVLMGKASYLKHSIAVHMRLKQHKVYGVFNLRDPLFFLSDPELIRQVGIKSFDNFANHRKGLGDAGGGANDSVLSKSLLSLRDRRWKQMRSTLTPTFTSLKIRLMFELIQVCNVEAVAYIERRLAEDGATELELKDFFTRYTNDVIATAAFGIQVNSFKDPNNEFFSIGQRISDFSLWAVLKVMLFILLPKLMKALRVSVMDMNNVDYFKKLVFGAIQYRKEHNIIRPDMIQQLMEAQRLFRAEQEASQETTTQEDRAEFNDEDLLAQCLLFFSAGFDTVATCLSFTSHELLMNPEAQDKLYEEIMATEEQLGGKPLDYDTLMGMKYMDCVVSESLRMWPPAFVLDRMCGSDFELRDEEGKVVLTLKKDELINIPVIALHHDPDNFPQPDEFRPDRFDDDHKHEIKPFTYLPFGIGQRSCIGNRMALMEVKALLYGLVRRFRLEPAERTTTDMMGNIAGFRMMPRELFWCKFVARVDGEAKVQE, from the exons ATGGCCTTCGAGGTGCTGCTGGCCCTTGGGGCGCTCATCGGTTTCTTGCTGTACAAATGGGCCGAGCCCCCGGTCAGATTCTTTTTGAAGCGGGGCGTGGTCCATGAGGCGCCCGTTCCACTGTTGGGAAATATTCCGCTGGCCGTGCTGATGGGCAAAGCCTCCTACCTGAAGCACAG CATCGCGGTGCACATGCGTCTGAAACAGCACAAGGTGTACGGCGTCTTCAACCTGCGCGACCCGCTGTTCTTTCTCTCCGATCCGGAACTCATCCGGCAGGTGGGCATCAAGAGCTTCGACAACTTTGCCAACCATCGAAAGGGCCTCGGCGACGCGGGCGGCGGTGCCAACGACAGCGTGCTGTCCAAGAGCCTGCTCTCCCTGCGCGACCGACGCTGGAAGCAGATGAGGAGCACATTGACTCCGACCTTCACCAGCCTCAAGATTCGTCTAATGTTCGAGCTGATTCAGGTCTGTAACGTGGAGGCGGTGGCCTACATCGAACGGAGGCTGGCAGAGGATGGAGCCACGGAGCTGGAGCTAAAGGATTTCTTCACACGCTACACGAACGACGTGATTGCCACTGCTGCGTTTGGCATCCAGGTGAACTCCTTCAAGGACCCCAACAACGAGTTCTTCTCCATTGGGCAGCGGATCTCGGATTTTAGTCTCTGGGCTGTCCTCAAGGTGATGCTTTTCATCCTGCTCCCCAAATTGATGAAG GCCCTTCGGGTATCCGTGATGGACATGAACAATGTGGACTACTTCAAGAAGCTGGTCTTTGGTGCTATACAGTACCGTAAGGAGCACAACATCATACGCCCCGACATGATTCAGCAGCTGATGGAGGCGCAGCGCCTGTTCAGAGCGGAACAGGAGGCATCGCAGGAGACGACCACGCAGGAGGATCGTGCGGAGTTCAACGATGAGGATCTGCTCGCCCAGTGCCTGCTCTTCTTCTCCGCTGGTTTCGACACGGTGGCCACTTGCCTGAGCTTCACCAGCCACGAGCTGTTGATGAATCCCGAGGCGCAGGACAAGCTGTATGAGGAGATCATGGCAACGGAGGAGCAGCTGGGGGGCAAGCCCCTGGACTACGACACTCTCATGGGCATGAAGTACATGGACTGTGTGGTCTCTGAGTCCCTGAGGATGTGGCCACCGGCATTCGTCCTGGATCGCATGTGCGGCTCGGACTTCGAGCTACGCGACGAGGAGGGAAAAGTCGTGCTGACCCTCAAGAAGGACGAGCTCATCAACATTCCCGTCATTGCCCTGCACCACGACCCGGACAACTTCCCTCAACCCGACGAATTCCGCCCGGACCGCTTTGACGATGACCACAAGCACGAGATCAAGCCGTTCACCTACCTGCCCTTCGGCATCGGCCAGCGCAGCTGCATCGGCAATCGCATGGCCCTGATGGAGGTCAAGGCCCTGCTATATGGCCTGGTCCGTCGCTTCCGACTGGAGCCGGCTGAACGCACCACGACGGACATGATGGGGAACATTGCCGGCTTCCGCATGATGCCCCGGGAATTGTTTTGGTGCAAGTTCGTGGCCAGGGTGGATGGAGAGGCAAAAGTCCAGGAGTAG
- the LOC4805435 gene encoding uncharacterized protein isoform X1 — translation MCVDRTKSGDFQSLWLTSWLSSGSGRRQKSSSGGEDKRSVNVYTLQQPHKFPLQLDVYSGGNCSLDCHHQQQRELDGIHHPSQKSTLSASAQKPLPGRQLSQSCDGAAAAPAAETKFIESSMSQTMDDMVYQCNSIYVLNASYNAYGDLGTYAATKREINGSQGRAAGGAPANPIEATCSTSAAGVGVQHKFKTFGSATTAAGRTATRTGTGGGCASNYVNPVATSMSTTMCSPAATALQKLFNCSVGNACQNVTHTHNNIHNNNNIHNNNTIHESVHNNGCLSATGGSLCEFALESTSVAVAVASASGVCPPAGAPPHPTATQPLLAKKKCTNVKSTLIAKKTKFLKFLEEEKWRSAAAAAAPVAEDDGGDDIGNEAEPSSAASTSTASSFVGHSGVQGRNNNGRHLKNQSNSQEAGPAPTRAGGGGGTGTGAGAGARQQNKLNNWSMHNEDNNKLTNYPQLEQQEQGEQQKQQQHQSSMKEQTQAKSSYELYQEAADILGLSCSLCDNCRCLDCQSGYFDCDDDDESYSEQSLMDDEYEDYDYSVEELQMLFAREHQLRQGPEQTLCYAVDCQQNCHLPQDESPGTPAAHPEPEPVGVSGHHRVAIDFDLINATCSQVLQNCETFNDLSLLDAAGTERPFT, via the exons ATGTGCGTGGACCGGACAAAATCTGGGG ATTTCCAATCCCTGTGGCTAACGAGCTGGCTCAGCTCCGGCAGCGGGAGGAggcagaagagcagcagcggtggcgaGGATAAACGCTCCGTCAACGTTTACACGCTCCAGCAGCCGCATAAATTTCCGCTTCAATTGGACGTGTACAGCGGTGGTAATTGTAGCTTGGATTgccaccaccaacagcagcggGAGCTGGACGGGATCCATCATCCTTCACAGAAATCAACACTTTCCGCCTCTGCCCAGAAACCGCTGCCCGGACGCCAGCTGTCGCAGAGCTGTGacggcgcagcagcagcaccagcagcagaaaccaAATTTATTGAAAGTTCAATGT cccAAACAATGGACGACATGGTCTATCAGTGCAACTCCATTTATGTGCTTAATGCCAGCTATAATGCATATGGG GACTTGGGCACATATGCGGCAACAAAGCGTGAAATAAATGGCAGCCAGGGCCGAGCAGCGGGAGGAGCGCCAGCGAATCCAATTGAGGCAACTTGCTCCACGAGTGCtgcgggtgtgggtgtgcaGCATAAATTCAAAACTTTTGGCAGTGCCACAACAGCGGCAGGGAGAACGGCCACGAGAACGGGAACTGGTGGAGGATGCGCTTCAAACTACGTAAATCCTGTCGCTACATCAATGTCAACCACAATGTGTTCACCGGCAGCAACGGCCCTGCAAAAACTGTTCAATTGCAGTGTCGGCAATGCCTGCCAAAATGTCACCCACACTCACAACAAcatccacaacaacaacaacatccacaacaacaacactatCCACGAGAGCGTCCATAACAATGGCTGCCTGTCAGCAACTGGAGGAAGCCTGTGCGAATTCGCGCTCGAGAGCACATCGGtagcggtggcggtggcaagtGCAAGTGGTGTATGCCCCCCAGCAGGtgctcccccccaccccacagcCACCCAACCGCTGCTGGCCAAGAAGAAATGCACCAATGTCAAATCAACGCTTATTGCCAAGAAGACAAAGTTTCTCAAATTTCTCGAAGAAGAAAAATGGCGGAGCGctgcggcagcagccgccCCAGTAGCGGAGGATGACGGAGGAGACGACATCGG CAATGAGGCGGAGCCCAGCTCAGCGGCCAGCACGTCGACAGCATCATCATTTGTGGGCCACTCAGGCGTGCAAGGGCGGAACAACAATGGCAGGCACTTGAAAAATCAGAGCAACAGTCAGGAAGCTGGACCAGCCCCAACCAGAgctggaggcggaggtggaacTGGTaccggggctggggctggggcccgCCAGCAGAATAAATTGAACAATTGGAGCATGCATAATGAGGACAACAACAAACTGACCAACTACccgcagctggagcagcaggagcagggggagcagcaaaagcagcagcaacatcagagTTCCATGAAGGAGCAAACGCAAGCCAAATCAAGTTACGAACTGTACCAGGAGGCAGCCGACATTTTGGGCCTCAGTTGCAGCCTCTGTGATAACTGCCGCTGCCTGGACTGTCAG AGCGGCTACTTTGATtgcgatgacgacgacgagaGCTACTCGGAGCAGTCGCTGATGGACGATGAGTACGAGGACTACGACTACAGCgtggaggagctgcagatGCTGTTTGCCAGGGAACATCAATTGCGACAGGGGCCCGAGCAGACATTGTGCTATGCAGTGGACTGCCAGCAGAACTGCCACCTGCCCCAGGACGAATCCCCAGGCACACCAGCAGCccacccagagccagagcccgtcGGGGTGTCCGGACACCATCGTGTGGCCAtcgattttgatttaattaacgCCACTTGCAGCCAAGTGTTGCAAAATTGTGAAACATTCAACGATTTGAGTTTGCTGGATGCCGCCGGGACCGAGCGTCCATTTACGTAA
- the LOC4805435 gene encoding uncharacterized protein isoform X2: MSQTMDDMVYQCNSIYVLNASYNAYGDLGTYAATKREINGSQGRAAGGAPANPIEATCSTSAAGVGVQHKFKTFGSATTAAGRTATRTGTGGGCASNYVNPVATSMSTTMCSPAATALQKLFNCSVGNACQNVTHTHNNIHNNNNIHNNNTIHESVHNNGCLSATGGSLCEFALESTSVAVAVASASGVCPPAGAPPHPTATQPLLAKKKCTNVKSTLIAKKTKFLKFLEEEKWRSAAAAAAPVAEDDGGDDIGNEAEPSSAASTSTASSFVGHSGVQGRNNNGRHLKNQSNSQEAGPAPTRAGGGGGTGTGAGAGARQQNKLNNWSMHNEDNNKLTNYPQLEQQEQGEQQKQQQHQSSMKEQTQAKSSYELYQEAADILGLSCSLCDNCRCLDCQSGYFDCDDDDESYSEQSLMDDEYEDYDYSVEELQMLFAREHQLRQGPEQTLCYAVDCQQNCHLPQDESPGTPAAHPEPEPVGVSGHHRVAIDFDLINATCSQVLQNCETFNDLSLLDAAGTERPFT, from the exons ATGT cccAAACAATGGACGACATGGTCTATCAGTGCAACTCCATTTATGTGCTTAATGCCAGCTATAATGCATATGGG GACTTGGGCACATATGCGGCAACAAAGCGTGAAATAAATGGCAGCCAGGGCCGAGCAGCGGGAGGAGCGCCAGCGAATCCAATTGAGGCAACTTGCTCCACGAGTGCtgcgggtgtgggtgtgcaGCATAAATTCAAAACTTTTGGCAGTGCCACAACAGCGGCAGGGAGAACGGCCACGAGAACGGGAACTGGTGGAGGATGCGCTTCAAACTACGTAAATCCTGTCGCTACATCAATGTCAACCACAATGTGTTCACCGGCAGCAACGGCCCTGCAAAAACTGTTCAATTGCAGTGTCGGCAATGCCTGCCAAAATGTCACCCACACTCACAACAAcatccacaacaacaacaacatccacaacaacaacactatCCACGAGAGCGTCCATAACAATGGCTGCCTGTCAGCAACTGGAGGAAGCCTGTGCGAATTCGCGCTCGAGAGCACATCGGtagcggtggcggtggcaagtGCAAGTGGTGTATGCCCCCCAGCAGGtgctcccccccaccccacagcCACCCAACCGCTGCTGGCCAAGAAGAAATGCACCAATGTCAAATCAACGCTTATTGCCAAGAAGACAAAGTTTCTCAAATTTCTCGAAGAAGAAAAATGGCGGAGCGctgcggcagcagccgccCCAGTAGCGGAGGATGACGGAGGAGACGACATCGG CAATGAGGCGGAGCCCAGCTCAGCGGCCAGCACGTCGACAGCATCATCATTTGTGGGCCACTCAGGCGTGCAAGGGCGGAACAACAATGGCAGGCACTTGAAAAATCAGAGCAACAGTCAGGAAGCTGGACCAGCCCCAACCAGAgctggaggcggaggtggaacTGGTaccggggctggggctggggcccgCCAGCAGAATAAATTGAACAATTGGAGCATGCATAATGAGGACAACAACAAACTGACCAACTACccgcagctggagcagcaggagcagggggagcagcaaaagcagcagcaacatcagagTTCCATGAAGGAGCAAACGCAAGCCAAATCAAGTTACGAACTGTACCAGGAGGCAGCCGACATTTTGGGCCTCAGTTGCAGCCTCTGTGATAACTGCCGCTGCCTGGACTGTCAG AGCGGCTACTTTGATtgcgatgacgacgacgagaGCTACTCGGAGCAGTCGCTGATGGACGATGAGTACGAGGACTACGACTACAGCgtggaggagctgcagatGCTGTTTGCCAGGGAACATCAATTGCGACAGGGGCCCGAGCAGACATTGTGCTATGCAGTGGACTGCCAGCAGAACTGCCACCTGCCCCAGGACGAATCCCCAGGCACACCAGCAGCccacccagagccagagcccgtcGGGGTGTCCGGACACCATCGTGTGGCCAtcgattttgatttaattaacgCCACTTGCAGCCAAGTGTTGCAAAATTGTGAAACATTCAACGATTTGAGTTTGCTGGATGCCGCCGGGACCGAGCGTCCATTTACGTAA
- the LOC4805437 gene encoding uncharacterized protein isoform X2, producing the protein MDNLGAMLLTLCLLGLLIFLLRVLMITFRSYTMSQRLKDEPARREMEISVTNNNCNGSSSCAAGISSVSVGDQNDQITVLPKTLDLPPSYDEAAYCEQKQGVSHAASTLTIATNLEVGINEPPPVYESGTLATTTTTTTTTFLVNGQPPVL; encoded by the exons ATGGATAATCTTGGGGCTATGCTTCTCACCCTCTGCCTCCTTGGCCTCCTGATCTTCCTGCTGCGT GTGCTGATGATAACCTTTCGCTCGTATACGATGTCGCAGCGCCTCAAGGATGAGCCAG CCCGTCGTGAGATGGAAATCAGTGTGACGAACAACAATTGCAATGGCAGTTCCAGCTGTGCCGCTGGCATCAGCAGCGTCAGTGTAGGTGACCAGAACGACCAGATTACTGTGCTGCCAAAGACTTTGGATCTGCCGCCCAGCTACGATGAGGCAGCATACTGCGAACAGAAGCAAGGAGTCAGCCATGCAGCCTCCACACTGACCATTGCCACCAACCTGGAGGTGGGCATCAACGAGCCACCGCCAGTCTACGAGTCGGGAACTCTCGCCACCACCACGACGACAACCACCACAACGTTCCTGGTGAACGGTCAGCCACCGGTGTTGTAA
- the LOC4805437 gene encoding uncharacterized protein isoform X1 → MAPALNSTVSSITSTISNLTTTTTSISNATVSPTPAGWASNGGGFTATWEGPYVYYYPNYVMYVTLVFLFIFLLPLVVIMSALKRKREAQVRALALQRQRARREMEISVTNNNCNGSSSCAAGISSVSVGDQNDQITVLPKTLDLPPSYDEAAYCEQKQGVSHAASTLTIATNLEVGINEPPPVYESGTLATTTTTTTTTFLVNGQPPVL, encoded by the exons ATGGCCCCTGCTTTAAACAGTACGGTTAGCTCTATTACAAGCACAATTTCGAATTTGACGACCACTACTACGTCGATTAGTAATGCCACTGTGAGCCCAACTCCTGCTGGGTGGGCCAGCAATGGTGGCGGATTTACCGCTACGTGGGAAGGTCCCTACGTGTACTACTATCCTAACTATGTGATGTATGTAACCCTGGTGTTTCTGTTCATCTTCCTTCTACCGCTTGTTGTGATTATG AGTGCCTTGAAACGCAAGCGGGAGGCGCAAGTCCGGGCCCTGGCTCTGCAGAGACAGCGAG CCCGTCGTGAGATGGAAATCAGTGTGACGAACAACAATTGCAATGGCAGTTCCAGCTGTGCCGCTGGCATCAGCAGCGTCAGTGTAGGTGACCAGAACGACCAGATTACTGTGCTGCCAAAGACTTTGGATCTGCCGCCCAGCTACGATGAGGCAGCATACTGCGAACAGAAGCAAGGAGTCAGCCATGCAGCCTCCACACTGACCATTGCCACCAACCTGGAGGTGGGCATCAACGAGCCACCGCCAGTCTACGAGTCGGGAACTCTCGCCACCACCACGACGACAACCACCACAACGTTCCTGGTGAACGGTCAGCCACCGGTGTTGTAA
- the Adck1 gene encoding aarF domain-containing protein kinase 1, producing the protein MSLRRVLGYGALGAGLVSTGLSLHTNDYDPNSLGIVRLSRSAAAVVDVALTYKRELYYREWDKETPEYKAEKSRVHKIAAEKLLKLICTNKGVYIKVGQHIGALEYLLPKEFVQTMKVLHSDAPQNPIEDLYKVIRQDLKCNPEDIFDSFEREPLGTASLAQVHKARLKTGEIVAVKVQHPYVKGNSRVDMKTMELAVNVLSRIFPDFKIHWLVEESKKNLPVELDFLNEGRNAEKVAKHFEKYSWLRVPKIYWHLSSTRVLVMEYLEGGHVTDLSYIKSNKIDAFAVSNRIGQLYSEMIFKTGFVHSDPHPGNILVRRTPQHNVEIILLDHGLYANLTDKFRYDYSKLWLSILNVDRKAMRFHSEQLGIKGDLYGLFACMVTGRPWETVMQGITKVKYSKEEKNTLQSNTSMVLPHISDVLEQVDRQMLLILKTNDLIRGIESTLRTQNRMTAFWVMSKFCVQSSYAEQRTQLANSRSRALWLQLRERWELLKLNCYYLYLGLINFGFLEALKQVI; encoded by the exons ATGTCGTTGCGTCGCGTTCTGGGCTATGGCGCCTTGGGCGCTGGACTGGTCAGCACCGGCCTCAGTCTCCACACAAACGACTACGACCCGAACTCCCTAGGGATTGTGCGGCTGTCGCGCTCCGCTGCTGCCGTCGTGGATGTGGCTCTGACATACAAGCGAGAGCTCTACTACAGGGAATGGGACAAAGAGACGCCCGAATACAAGGCTGAGAAGAGTCGGGTGCACAAGATAGCGGCCGAGAAGCTGCTGAAGCTGATATGCACCAATAAGGGGGTGTACATCAAGGTCGGGCAGCACATAGGTGCCCTGGAGTATCTGCTGCCCAAGGAGTTTGTGCAGACAATGAAGGTGCTGCACTCGGATGCGCCACAGAATCCAATCGAGGACCTGTACAAGGTGATCCGACAGGACCTGAAGTGCAATCCGGAGGATATATTCGATAGCTTTGAGCGGGAACCGCTTGGCACCGCCTCCCTAGCCCAAGTGCACAAGGCTCGCCTGAAGACCGGTGAGATAGTGGCTGTCAAGGTGCAGCATCCGTATGTGAAGGGCAACTCCCGCGTGGATATGAAAACGATGGAGCTGGCGGTCAATGTGCTATCCAGAATATTCCCCGACTTTAAGATCCACTGGCTGGTGGAGGAGTCCAAGAAGAACCTGCCCGTCGAGCTGGACTTTCTCAACGAGGGCCGCAACGCCGAGAAGGTTGCCAAGCATTTTGAGAAGTACAGCTGGCTGCGCGTGCCCAAGATCTACTGGCATCTGAGCTCCACCCGTGTCCTGGTCATGGAGTATCTGGAGGGTGGCCATGTCACGGACCTCTCCTACATTAAGAGCAACAAAATCGACGCTTTTGCGGTTTCCAATCGCATCGGCCAGCTGTACTCGGAGATGATCTTCAAGACGGGCTTTGTACACAGTGATCCGCATCCGGGAAACATTCTGGTGCGGCGCACACCTCAGCACAATGTAGAGATCATCCTGCTGGACCACGGGCTGTACGCTAACTTGACGGACAAGTTCCGCTACGATTACTCCAAGCTCTGGCTAAGCATACTCAATGTGGACCGCAAGGCCATGCGGTTTCACAGCGAGCAGTTAGGAATCAAGGGGGATCTGTACGGACTGTTTGCCTGCATGGTGACAGGCCGTCCCTGGGAGACGGTCATGCAGGGCATCACCAAAGTCAAATATTCCAAAGAGGAG AAGAACACCCTTCAGAGCAACACGTCCATGGTGCTACCTCACATTTCGGATGTCCTGGAGCAGGTCGATCGCCAGATGCTGCTCATCCTGAAGACGAACGATTTGATTCGGGGCATTGAATCGACGTTGCGCACACAGAACCGCATGACCGCTTTCTGGGTCATGTCCAAGTTCTGTGTCCAATCCTCGTATGCCGAGCAGAGGACCCAGCTGGCCAACTCCCGTTCGCGTGCCCTATGGCTGCAACTGCGCGAGCGCTGGGAGCTGCTCAAGCTGAACTGTTACTACCTCTACCTGGGACTGATTAACTTTGGTTTCCTCGAAGCACTCAAGCAGGTCATATAG